A section of the Sedimentisphaera cyanobacteriorum genome encodes:
- a CDS encoding 1-phosphofructokinase family hexose kinase: MAYKGKIITVGIRPAWDVQFFTTGLNWGDHRLVDSYKQEPAGKALNVSKALSWMGYSSVAAGLWGASDFDDMLFGLKPYTHCIDVRFTPIQGATRRNVSIFDTSENKELHLRVPGALAAKAAIKKLSDSLFSIIDSGDICVFAGPLPEENPLSELIVDLVWQCSRRGAYIFLDSSSRTFSKIFSLGCTELVSPNNEELSELSGSKVKTDVESIARAGKKLLKQTSQVLVSLGEEGALLITKEGLWRSRFTGKPKAVQSTVGCGDYLLAGFIAGKYEDDDPAYALQKGLLVATSRAFGLMDDEPWEVEQELEIDTEFFQY; this comes from the coding sequence ATGGCTTATAAAGGGAAAATAATAACTGTGGGAATCCGCCCTGCGTGGGATGTGCAGTTCTTTACAACCGGACTGAACTGGGGAGACCACAGACTTGTTGACAGCTATAAGCAGGAACCCGCGGGCAAGGCGCTGAACGTTTCCAAAGCGCTTTCATGGATGGGATACAGCTCTGTTGCTGCAGGATTATGGGGAGCGAGCGATTTTGATGATATGCTCTTCGGCCTCAAGCCCTACACCCACTGCATAGACGTGCGCTTTACGCCGATTCAGGGAGCTACAAGGCGAAACGTCAGCATATTTGATACCAGCGAGAACAAGGAGCTTCATCTGAGAGTTCCCGGAGCCCTCGCTGCAAAAGCCGCAATCAAAAAGCTCTCCGACAGCCTTTTCAGCATTATAGATTCTGGTGATATCTGCGTATTTGCAGGCCCCCTGCCCGAGGAAAACCCCCTCTCCGAGCTGATTGTAGATCTTGTCTGGCAGTGCTCCAGAAGAGGGGCATATATATTTCTGGATTCGAGCAGCAGAACATTTTCCAAAATATTCAGCCTCGGCTGCACCGAGCTTGTAAGCCCGAATAATGAGGAGCTTTCCGAGCTCAGCGGGTCTAAAGTAAAAACAGATGTTGAGTCTATAGCCAGAGCGGGAAAAAAATTACTGAAACAAACCTCGCAGGTTCTCGTAAGCCTTGGGGAAGAAGGCGCTCTTTTAATAACAAAAGAAGGCCTCTGGCGCAGCAGATTTACCGGAAAGCCCAAAGCTGTGCAAAGCACCGTTGGCTGCGGCGATTATCTGCTTGCGGGTTTTATAGCGGGCAAATACGAAGATGATGATCCGGCTTATGCCCTCCAGAAAGGTCTGCTCGTGGCTACCTCGCGCGCCTTCGGGCTTATGGACGATGAGCCTTGGGAAGTGGAGCAGGAGCTTGAGATTGATACTGAATTCTTTCAGTACTAA
- the gyrB gene encoding DNA topoisomerase (ATP-hydrolyzing) subunit B yields MSDKESVKYNSANNNYDAKSIKVLEGLEAVRKRPDMYIGNRGKGGLHHLVYEVLDNSIDEALAGRCDKITIKINLDGSCSVEDNGSGIPTEFHEDSGCSALELVLTTLHAGGKFDNNAYKVSGGLHGVGVSVVNALSDVLIADVYRKGRHYRFECRKGEAKGGIEDLGKTSLQGTKITFLPDHEIFGETDFSYETLQKRIRELAYLNAGVRLHFEDEREGKKEVFHFDQGLVQFVHHLNEGKEPVHNDVILISREDEESGLSCEIAMQYNNSYNENVLAFANNICNIDGGTHLSGFKTALTRTMNYYGKAAKLFKSGEITTSGEDLREGLTAVVSVKVPDPHFEAQTKVRLSNPEVGSFVETVMNNQLSEYLEENPAIAKKILTKAIQAAAARDAARKARELTRRKGALSSGNLPGKLWDCSSKDASSTELFIVEGDSAGGSAKGGRDRTIQAILPIKGKILNVEKARLEKMLAHEEIRTIVSALGTGIGADDFDISKSRYGKIVLMTDADIDGAHIRTLLLTFFFRQMPELFENDMIYIAQPPLYEVREKGKKDSRFILSDAEMKKMLTDRGLGDTSIEVSEQSGKKIIPSSEVETLVKRVADLERLIGIIERRGIIFSDFVEQQYQEGALPVYRIIFDGSSEYFHEQDKFESRYAELNSFSKEQDSFPEDGSQEGDFSVPELEHSLTSEELTEVRRLNDINEEMMQNWGLSILDLLLKEERTVAGELKPMKFRIIHGQETFSAASLIEAAVEIRDFGSRGIEIKRFKGLGEMNADQLWETTMDPENRSMLRVNIEDAAEADRLFSILMGEDVEKRRGFITEHALEVQNLDV; encoded by the coding sequence ATGAGTGATAAAGAATCAGTTAAATATAATTCAGCTAACAATAACTATGATGCCAAAAGCATAAAGGTGCTCGAAGGGCTTGAGGCCGTGAGGAAAAGGCCGGATATGTACATCGGCAACCGCGGCAAAGGCGGGCTTCATCATCTCGTTTATGAGGTCCTGGATAATTCAATCGATGAGGCTCTGGCGGGCAGATGCGATAAGATAACAATCAAGATAAATCTCGATGGAAGCTGCAGTGTGGAGGATAACGGATCGGGCATACCGACAGAATTCCACGAGGATTCCGGCTGCAGCGCTCTTGAGCTAGTGCTTACAACGCTTCACGCAGGCGGGAAATTCGACAACAATGCCTACAAGGTCTCAGGCGGACTGCACGGTGTAGGTGTGTCCGTGGTTAATGCCCTGAGCGATGTGCTGATTGCAGATGTTTACAGAAAGGGCAGGCACTACCGCTTTGAATGCCGCAAAGGAGAGGCCAAGGGGGGCATTGAAGACCTCGGTAAAACAAGCCTTCAGGGAACTAAGATTACTTTCCTGCCCGACCATGAGATTTTCGGCGAAACGGATTTCAGCTATGAAACCCTCCAGAAAAGAATCAGAGAGCTTGCATACCTGAACGCCGGGGTAAGACTGCATTTTGAGGATGAACGCGAGGGCAAGAAGGAGGTGTTCCATTTCGACCAGGGCCTTGTTCAGTTCGTCCATCACCTAAATGAAGGCAAAGAACCCGTTCATAACGATGTAATACTTATCAGCAGGGAAGACGAAGAAAGCGGCCTTTCCTGCGAGATAGCCATGCAGTACAACAACAGCTACAATGAAAACGTGCTGGCCTTCGCCAACAATATCTGCAATATCGACGGCGGGACTCACCTTTCAGGCTTCAAAACAGCCCTTACCCGCACAATGAATTATTACGGCAAAGCCGCCAAGCTCTTTAAGAGCGGCGAGATCACCACCTCCGGTGAAGACCTCAGGGAAGGGCTCACGGCTGTTGTGTCTGTGAAAGTTCCGGATCCGCATTTCGAAGCTCAGACGAAGGTTCGTCTTTCCAATCCGGAAGTAGGCAGTTTTGTTGAAACTGTTATGAACAATCAGCTTTCCGAATATCTCGAGGAGAATCCTGCGATAGCAAAGAAAATTCTCACAAAGGCCATTCAGGCGGCCGCTGCAAGAGATGCTGCGAGAAAGGCAAGAGAGCTTACAAGAAGAAAAGGAGCTCTCAGCAGCGGTAATCTGCCCGGCAAGCTCTGGGACTGCAGCAGCAAGGATGCCTCTTCTACAGAGCTGTTTATCGTAGAGGGAGACTCTGCAGGCGGGTCTGCCAAAGGCGGCAGGGACAGGACAATTCAGGCCATCCTTCCGATAAAGGGTAAGATTCTGAATGTGGAAAAGGCAAGGCTCGAGAAGATGCTCGCTCACGAGGAAATAAGGACTATCGTTAGCGCGCTTGGGACGGGAATCGGTGCGGACGACTTTGATATATCAAAATCCCGATACGGCAAGATTGTGCTTATGACAGACGCCGATATCGACGGGGCGCATATCAGAACTCTGCTCTTAACGTTCTTTTTCCGCCAGATGCCCGAGCTCTTCGAGAACGATATGATTTACATCGCCCAGCCCCCGCTTTACGAAGTGCGGGAGAAGGGCAAGAAGGACAGCCGTTTTATCCTGAGCGATGCGGAAATGAAGAAAATGCTCACCGACCGCGGTCTCGGGGATACCAGCATTGAGGTATCTGAGCAGAGCGGGAAAAAGATAATTCCAAGCAGTGAAGTTGAAACGCTCGTTAAAAGAGTGGCTGACTTGGAAAGGCTTATCGGAATCATTGAGCGCAGAGGAATTATTTTCAGCGATTTCGTTGAGCAGCAGTATCAAGAAGGCGCTCTTCCTGTTTACAGGATCATATTCGATGGAAGCAGTGAATACTTCCACGAGCAGGATAAATTTGAAAGCCGGTATGCAGAGCTCAATTCCTTCTCTAAGGAGCAGGACAGCTTCCCGGAAGACGGTTCGCAGGAAGGCGATTTCAGTGTGCCCGAGCTTGAGCATTCCCTAACCAGCGAGGAGCTCACAGAGGTTCGAAGGCTCAACGACATAAACGAAGAGATGATGCAGAATTGGGGGCTCTCAATACTCGATCTGCTTCTAAAAGAAGAGAGAACTGTAGCAGGCGAGCTTAAGCCTATGAAGTTCCGCATTATCCACGGACAGGAAACTTTCTCTGCCGCCTCGCTTATCGAGGCTGCCGTTGAGATTAGAGATTTCGGCAGCAGAGGAATTGAAATAAAGAGGTTCAAAGGGCTCGGCGAAATGAATGCAGACCAGCTCTGGGAAACCACGATGGACCCTGAAAACAGGTCTATGCTTCGGGTGAATATTGAAGATGCTGCCGAGGCAGACCGGCTCTTCAGCATACTTATGGGTGAGGATGTTGAAAAGCGAAGAGGCTTTATTACTGAACACGCCCTTGAAGTCCAGAATTTGGATGTCTAA
- a CDS encoding metallophosphoesterase family protein — protein sequence MKNRFSVKYLVFTAVLLAVSGSALFAAGHESSEDFEFPTSDKGANFYFTSFPDLFNWNIDYPQPGWEDAMDWYLGGMKKEGPAFSLNAGDIMDARWWETPEQVRRKTKQYWGGFAKRFRDKDIRLFIAPGDHEYGDDGGLNRHKNLVPVYAEQFVKIFRMPLNGPEHKKGLAYSFTKGNLAVISLDQFEDKGEKMEMSVSGKQLEWFENELKNCSDKDFIIVQGHMPAAGPVRSKNSSANMLKGGTNSEFWKTMTKYGVDAYLCGEHHRITAKRVDGIWQIVHGALWGTQTDVNYLRGSVFDDKLVLELFKFDVKYSGGHIGDHPHRKPTHAPREKVDISQEAKKHGPNLVGRLIIEKSDKGNITTLTSGAFLPDWYKQF from the coding sequence GTGAAAAATAGATTTAGCGTTAAGTATTTAGTTTTTACCGCAGTTCTCTTAGCGGTTTCAGGTTCTGCCCTGTTTGCCGCAGGACACGAGTCAAGCGAGGATTTTGAATTCCCCACATCAGATAAGGGAGCAAACTTCTATTTCACCAGCTTCCCGGACCTGTTCAATTGGAATATAGACTACCCCCAGCCGGGCTGGGAAGACGCTATGGACTGGTATCTGGGCGGTATGAAGAAAGAAGGCCCTGCATTTTCTCTGAATGCGGGAGATATTATGGACGCCAGATGGTGGGAAACCCCCGAGCAGGTTAGAAGAAAAACAAAACAGTATTGGGGCGGTTTTGCCAAGCGTTTTAGAGATAAAGACATTAGGCTCTTTATTGCCCCGGGCGACCACGAATACGGTGATGACGGAGGCCTTAATCGTCATAAAAATCTCGTTCCGGTTTATGCTGAGCAGTTTGTTAAGATATTCCGTATGCCGTTAAACGGCCCTGAGCACAAAAAGGGGCTTGCATACTCATTCACTAAAGGCAATCTCGCTGTAATCTCCCTGGACCAATTCGAGGACAAAGGCGAGAAGATGGAAATGTCTGTATCCGGAAAACAGCTCGAATGGTTCGAGAATGAGCTGAAAAATTGCAGCGATAAGGATTTTATCATCGTTCAGGGGCATATGCCGGCAGCCGGCCCGGTTCGCAGCAAAAACTCAAGCGCTAATATGCTTAAAGGCGGAACAAACTCAGAATTCTGGAAAACAATGACTAAGTACGGCGTGGATGCGTATCTCTGCGGCGAGCACCACCGAATCACCGCCAAGCGGGTGGACGGTATATGGCAGATTGTCCACGGCGCACTCTGGGGCACCCAGACAGACGTAAACTACCTCAGGGGCAGCGTTTTTGATGATAAGCTCGTTCTGGAGCTGTTCAAGTTTGATGTTAAATACAGCGGCGGACACATCGGCGACCATCCACACAGAAAACCGACCCACGCACCGAGAGAAAAGGTGGATATCTCGCAGGAGGCCAAGAAACACGGCCCAAATCTTGTGGGAAGGCTGATAATCGAAAAATCAGACAAAGGAAATATCACAACTCTCACCAGCGGGGCATTCCTGCCGGACTGGTATAAGCAGTTTTAG
- a CDS encoding IS1634 family transposase, whose amino-acid sequence MFIRVKTSKNSPKQSVQIVESYRNEKNQPRQRIVRHLGTAFTEEELKRLKDFAEFEKAKLEAEKTPALFKPEHLAEAAIDARKNIDDKPLRVNLKNLREQARITTGIHEVFGSIYNELGFNNLFDRRKESAGKNLRHITMARLANPVSKRSSVQDLSKDFGINLSLDSVYRMMDNITDDIISKAQNCAHGAAKGLLGEEISLLFYDCTTLYFESFTEDELKKNGYSKDMKFNQPQVVLGLLSTSEGLPVGYEVFPGNQYEGHTLHTVIPKIKEKYNLKRVIFTADSAMLSKANLDYLEKQGVEYIVAARLKSLTDKWKAKVTESNAPLRSFDYGKDTRLIVTYSDKLAKKNKHDRDEAIRKLQEKLEKSSNPKSLISNYGYKKFMRVTGDIDCRIDEEKYEEAANFDGLHGVITNVKDMDDSAVVDHYRQLWLIEECFRISKHDLKIRPIYHWTPKRIKAHILICFIALTCARNLAYRVRLRFEPMSVARIVNALNHVQLSILWDKKTECRYVLPSKINEDARKLYKTVNLSTNTTPYKM is encoded by the coding sequence ATGTTTATACGAGTAAAGACATCAAAAAACAGTCCGAAGCAGTCGGTACAGATTGTAGAGAGTTATCGCAACGAGAAGAACCAGCCTCGTCAGCGTATAGTTCGTCATCTCGGCACAGCCTTCACAGAAGAAGAGCTTAAGCGGCTCAAGGATTTTGCCGAATTCGAGAAGGCCAAGCTTGAGGCCGAGAAAACGCCGGCACTTTTCAAGCCTGAGCATCTTGCAGAAGCTGCAATAGATGCCCGCAAAAACATTGATGATAAGCCTTTGCGGGTCAATCTAAAGAATCTCAGGGAACAGGCACGCATAACTACAGGCATCCATGAGGTATTCGGCAGCATCTACAATGAGCTTGGCTTTAACAATCTTTTCGATAGACGCAAAGAGTCTGCAGGCAAAAACCTTCGTCATATCACAATGGCAAGGCTTGCAAACCCAGTGAGCAAACGCAGCAGCGTTCAGGATCTCTCCAAAGACTTCGGCATTAACCTTTCTTTAGACAGCGTTTACCGTATGATGGATAATATCACAGATGATATTATCAGCAAGGCTCAAAACTGTGCTCACGGTGCTGCTAAAGGCCTTCTCGGCGAAGAGATAAGTCTTCTTTTCTACGACTGCACCACGCTTTATTTTGAATCATTTACAGAAGATGAGCTCAAAAAGAACGGCTACAGCAAGGATATGAAGTTCAATCAGCCGCAGGTTGTCCTTGGTCTTCTGTCCACATCAGAAGGGCTTCCAGTAGGTTATGAGGTATTCCCCGGCAATCAGTATGAAGGGCATACGCTGCATACTGTAATCCCTAAGATCAAAGAGAAATACAACCTCAAGCGTGTTATCTTCACCGCAGACAGCGCAATGCTTAGCAAGGCTAATCTTGATTACCTTGAAAAGCAGGGAGTTGAGTATATTGTGGCAGCGAGGCTTAAAAGCCTCACTGATAAATGGAAAGCAAAGGTTACAGAATCCAATGCCCCGCTTAGAAGCTTTGATTACGGCAAAGATACAAGGCTTATTGTTACCTACAGCGATAAACTCGCTAAAAAGAATAAGCACGACAGGGATGAAGCTATAAGAAAGCTCCAGGAGAAGCTTGAAAAGAGCAGCAACCCCAAATCACTTATAAGCAACTACGGCTACAAGAAGTTTATGCGTGTTACCGGCGATATAGATTGCCGGATAGATGAAGAGAAATATGAAGAGGCTGCGAATTTTGATGGTCTTCACGGTGTTATAACGAATGTTAAGGATATGGATGATTCGGCTGTAGTAGATCATTACAGGCAGCTCTGGCTGATTGAAGAGTGCTTCAGGATAAGCAAGCACGATCTGAAGATACGGCCGATATACCACTGGACGCCGAAACGAATCAAAGCCCATATACTGATATGCTTTATCGCTCTAACCTGCGCGAGAAATCTGGCCTACAGGGTTCGGCTGAGATTTGAGCCGATGTCTGTGGCGAGGATTGTAAATGCCCTCAACCACGTGCAGCTGAGCATACTCTGGGATAAGAAAACAGAGTGCAGATATGTCCTGCCATCAAAGATTAACGAGGACGCAAGAAAACTCTATAAAACAGTTAATCTCAGCACCAATACAACGCCTTACAAAATGTAA
- a CDS encoding site-2 protease family protein, whose amino-acid sequence MIERFAFFLTFLPGLILGLTVHEASHAYASAALGDNLAKNKGRLTLNPLKHLSLLGTLALFVLGFGWAKPVPVNPFNYQNPKKDYLLSSLAGPASNLAICVISAFLIRSAGITSFEQEAGIWVSILIGTYFVNAILAVINLTPIPPLDGSKIWPCIIPGVKLVMPAKVTMGSYLALILLVVTGAIEPVILSLLTFFKSALFFGV is encoded by the coding sequence ATGATTGAGAGATTTGCATTCTTCCTCACTTTCCTTCCAGGGCTCATACTTGGGCTTACCGTCCACGAGGCCTCACATGCCTATGCCTCCGCAGCGCTTGGGGATAATCTTGCCAAGAACAAAGGCCGGCTCACACTGAACCCGCTCAAGCATCTCTCACTGCTTGGGACACTCGCTTTGTTTGTTCTCGGTTTTGGCTGGGCAAAGCCGGTGCCGGTTAATCCTTTCAACTACCAGAACCCGAAAAAGGACTATCTGCTAAGCTCGCTTGCCGGGCCAGCATCAAACCTTGCAATATGTGTTATATCTGCTTTCCTCATTCGAAGCGCAGGGATTACAAGCTTCGAGCAGGAGGCGGGCATCTGGGTGAGCATACTGATCGGTACGTATTTCGTGAATGCTATACTTGCTGTAATTAACCTTACGCCGATACCCCCGCTGGACGGAAGCAAGATATGGCCATGCATTATTCCGGGAGTTAAGCTCGTTATGCCGGCGAAAGTAACTATGGGCAGCTATTTAGCCCTGATTCTGCTGGTGGTAACTGGAGCGATTGAACCGGTTATTTTGAGCCTGCTTACGTTCTTTAAGTCTGCACTTTTCTTCGGCGTTTAA
- a CDS encoding DNA translocase FtsK — translation MTGRELLKIAAELLIIVLLFLAAASCVSFDIYDPPGGYSYPLNDPPANWLNLPGAYFSHYALYYIGPGIYVILGTLIFLLASDMFGRPAGQIPFRIAGMLLLCAAVSAAAGCYSKFNFSPDAFPVGRAGVLGTFLAEWLGRTIGQLGRFAIMLAATLIGLIFIADSLVAAFFKGLWGFLFSSSKKPAKNGKTKKAARKLAKEETQTEKAKEKKAGFFAKIKEKKKAKQQEAPQAAEDEIPIRQEEPEKTEKKERKEFEISRGRQDIEPYQLHPEQTSESVEIIPDPDRVDVIDVSSSKDPEEEGPEKDNKKNAEAKKNNKPKKKSKPSSPEDDITEDYKKYVLPHINLLEEPEKDFASRLEVMVREKADRLQETLDNFKVDASVINAEPGPTITLYEIELSAGMRVNKISNLADDIARALAVPVVRVVSPLPGKDTIGIEVPNSERETVRLKDLIQRAGKVPVKMKVPIFLGKDSSGSVLVADLADMPHGLIAGTTGSGKSVCINTIITSILLTRKPNEVKLVLIDPKQIEMTMFEGLAHLMCPIVSDMNQSSRILEWAVGKMEERYAIFNEARVKNISEFNELSSEEIYKRLGAETPEEQLKVPERMPYLVLIVDELSDLMMTNGKEVEEYVVRLTQKSRAAGIHVILATQRPQASVVTGLIKSNLPGRISFKVASRMDSRIILDKVGAETLLGKGDMLYLHPKTSELIRAQGAFLSNEEISRVVTKIREQAGPNYSRELVQLNKVSADGVEKDEYFDEAVRIVLATKRGSVSLLQRKLAIGYGRASRIVDMMAESGIIGEHKNAQAREVLITPEEWERIKEGDDIADIRSEDQQESEDQPSEEQENASQEQSLPWDEQNE, via the coding sequence ATGACAGGTCGTGAGCTGTTAAAAATAGCTGCAGAGCTCTTAATTATAGTTCTGCTTTTTCTCGCAGCCGCCAGCTGCGTAAGTTTTGATATATATGACCCTCCCGGGGGGTATTCATACCCTCTCAACGACCCCCCTGCAAACTGGCTTAATTTGCCCGGGGCTTATTTCTCGCATTATGCCCTGTATTATATCGGGCCGGGGATTTATGTGATTCTCGGCACTCTTATCTTTCTGCTTGCCTCGGATATGTTCGGCCGTCCGGCAGGTCAGATTCCTTTTAGAATAGCTGGTATGCTTTTGCTTTGTGCGGCTGTTTCTGCTGCAGCGGGCTGTTATTCAAAGTTCAACTTTTCCCCGGATGCATTCCCCGTAGGCCGTGCGGGCGTTTTAGGAACATTCCTGGCAGAATGGCTCGGAAGAACTATAGGCCAGCTCGGCAGGTTTGCAATTATGCTTGCTGCAACGCTTATCGGGCTCATTTTCATTGCAGACAGCCTTGTTGCTGCATTTTTCAAGGGGCTTTGGGGCTTTTTGTTCTCGTCTTCGAAAAAGCCTGCCAAAAACGGCAAAACGAAAAAGGCTGCTCGTAAACTCGCTAAGGAAGAAACGCAAACAGAGAAGGCTAAAGAAAAGAAGGCTGGATTTTTTGCCAAAATAAAAGAGAAGAAGAAAGCAAAACAGCAAGAAGCCCCCCAAGCAGCAGAGGATGAAATTCCCATCCGGCAAGAGGAGCCTGAGAAAACTGAGAAGAAGGAAAGAAAAGAGTTTGAAATCAGCAGAGGCAGGCAGGATATCGAGCCTTATCAGCTTCACCCTGAGCAAACCTCAGAATCCGTTGAGATTATACCAGACCCTGACAGAGTTGATGTTATAGATGTTTCCTCCAGCAAAGACCCGGAAGAAGAAGGCCCCGAGAAGGATAATAAAAAAAACGCAGAAGCAAAGAAAAACAATAAGCCCAAGAAGAAATCAAAACCAAGCAGTCCTGAGGACGACATAACAGAAGACTACAAGAAGTATGTGCTTCCGCATATCAATCTTCTTGAAGAGCCGGAGAAGGATTTTGCCTCCCGCCTTGAAGTGATGGTTCGTGAAAAGGCAGACAGGCTTCAGGAAACCCTCGATAATTTCAAGGTGGATGCATCGGTTATCAATGCCGAACCCGGCCCGACTATAACGCTCTACGAGATAGAGCTTTCAGCGGGGATGAGGGTGAATAAGATTTCCAATCTTGCAGATGATATAGCAAGGGCTCTGGCTGTGCCGGTAGTGAGGGTGGTTTCCCCGCTTCCGGGCAAGGATACGATCGGCATAGAAGTTCCAAACAGCGAACGCGAGACCGTTCGGCTCAAAGACCTTATCCAGCGTGCTGGAAAAGTGCCTGTGAAGATGAAGGTTCCGATTTTCCTCGGCAAGGATTCTTCCGGCTCTGTGCTTGTGGCAGATCTTGCCGATATGCCACACGGCCTTATCGCCGGTACTACAGGCTCGGGTAAGAGCGTGTGCATAAACACAATAATAACAAGCATCCTTCTCACCAGAAAGCCCAACGAGGTTAAGCTTGTGCTGATTGATCCAAAACAGATTGAGATGACGATGTTTGAGGGGCTGGCTCATTTGATGTGTCCGATTGTCAGCGATATGAATCAGAGCTCGAGGATACTTGAATGGGCGGTCGGCAAAATGGAAGAACGCTATGCAATTTTCAATGAGGCCAGAGTTAAAAATATTTCAGAGTTCAACGAGCTTTCCAGCGAAGAGATATACAAAAGGCTCGGGGCAGAAACACCCGAGGAGCAGCTCAAGGTCCCCGAGAGGATGCCTTATCTTGTGCTTATAGTCGATGAGCTCTCAGACCTTATGATGACAAACGGCAAGGAAGTGGAGGAGTATGTAGTCCGGCTTACTCAGAAAAGCCGTGCGGCAGGTATTCACGTAATCCTCGCCACACAGCGCCCGCAGGCATCGGTTGTAACCGGTCTTATAAAATCCAACCTGCCCGGGAGAATCAGCTTCAAGGTGGCCTCAAGGATGGACAGCAGGATCATTCTTGATAAGGTGGGCGCCGAAACGCTCCTCGGAAAGGGCGATATGCTCTATCTGCACCCCAAAACAAGCGAGCTGATAAGGGCTCAGGGAGCGTTTCTATCAAACGAAGAGATTTCACGCGTGGTAACGAAGATAAGAGAGCAGGCAGGCCCGAACTACAGCAGGGAGCTTGTTCAGCTCAATAAGGTTTCAGCGGACGGGGTAGAGAAGGATGAATATTTCGACGAGGCAGTGAGAATAGTTTTGGCAACAAAGCGGGGAAGCGTGTCTCTGCTCCAGAGAAAGCTCGCCATAGGATACGGCCGAGCATCGAGAATTGTTGATATGATGGCTGAATCGGGTATTATAGGCGAACATAAAAACGCTCAGGCAAGGGAAGTTTTGATCACCCCGGAAGAATGGGAGCGTATTAAGGAAGGCGATGATATTGCTGATATTCGCAGCGAAGACCAGCAGGAAAGCGAAGACCAGCCGTCTGAGGAGCAAGAAAACGCCTCTCAGGAACAAAGTCTGCCTTGGGATGAACAGAATGAATAG
- a CDS encoding tetratricopeptide repeat protein codes for MRIAAYTLLIALVSVSLTGCAMFDGSDKDKQDKSQQISKTPKQLRYEELNEEIDRDFDDAEAHYQLAKLYMTDRRFSKADYHLEIALNFKPMLREAQASQVKVNQLLGNDSKAAQLAEIYINQTKSKAEEALLLGQGFQNEGLDEYAFDCYQNALALAPDSAVLNKQVGYYYLDQGDRSRAEVYLKKSIQLDPYQPDVSNELGKMGVSVEVPKTKKSSGFSLDRLFKKNEEKSGQN; via the coding sequence ATGAGGATTGCAGCTTATACATTACTGATAGCTTTGGTTTCTGTTTCGCTTACCGGCTGTGCAATGTTTGACGGCTCCGATAAGGATAAGCAGGATAAGTCTCAGCAGATTAGCAAAACGCCAAAACAGCTAAGATACGAAGAGCTGAATGAAGAGATTGACCGTGATTTTGATGACGCTGAAGCTCATTACCAGCTTGCTAAGCTGTATATGACAGACCGCAGGTTTTCAAAAGCCGATTACCATCTGGAAATCGCATTGAATTTCAAACCGATGCTCAGAGAAGCCCAGGCTTCTCAGGTGAAGGTGAACCAGCTTCTCGGAAACGACAGCAAGGCTGCCCAGCTTGCCGAGATATACATAAACCAGACAAAATCAAAGGCAGAAGAAGCCCTTCTGCTCGGGCAGGGATTCCAGAATGAAGGGCTTGATGAATACGCCTTCGACTGCTACCAGAACGCCCTTGCACTCGCTCCGGATTCTGCTGTTCTCAATAAGCAGGTGGGATACTACTACCTCGACCAGGGCGACAGATCACGTGCTGAGGTTTATCTCAAAAAGAGTATTCAGTTAGACCCTTACCAGCCGGATGTGTCTAATGAACTCGGGAAGATGGGCGTTAGCGTGGAAGTTCCGAAGACAAAAAAATCAAGCGGATTCAGCCTCGACAGGCTTTTTAAGAAAAATGAGGAAAAAAGCGGCCAGAACTGA